The following coding sequences lie in one Synechococcus sp. CC9902 genomic window:
- a CDS encoding iron uptake porin produces MKLFQQMLVAPAALGLLASGANAAELNINGVSDYAASADQVTSVTQFSDVYPTDWAYQALSNLVEQYGCVAGYPNGTFRGNRAMTRYEAAALLNACLDRVTEVTDELRRLLKEFETELAILRGRVDGLEARVGELEATQFSTTTKLKGVTNWVLGAAKYHGNGSDAAATTAGGTSFSYNLQLNLETSFTGKDLLYTRLRAGNMDNVYGGNGLFAQEYGFDSDNAIVVDRLYYSFPVGDEFTVVAGPRVRMDDMLPVWPSAYPSDMTYDFFTYAGAPGAYNLALGAGAGVYWQTEGGFSVSTSYLSVNGNNSCPNNDFCGDSAGGIGTDAAAFSATTQIAYAPESWGVAAAYTKASGVNGVGLYQGNATIPAAALSYLDDQSNSFGLSAWWTPEESGWIPSISVGYGGSWLSFGGDDAYTNSWYVGMEWDDALIEGNSFGIATGQPTYIVSVDDDDYNAGAGYAWEFFYKFQVTDNITVTPAIHYLSKPFAEQDSNGLNAMSGLVKTTFKF; encoded by the coding sequence ATGAAGCTTTTCCAGCAAATGCTGGTGGCTCCTGCCGCCCTGGGCCTTCTGGCCTCCGGCGCCAATGCCGCCGAGCTCAACATCAACGGCGTTTCTGACTACGCGGCTTCTGCCGACCAAGTCACCAGCGTTACCCAATTCTCCGACGTTTACCCAACTGACTGGGCCTATCAGGCGCTCAGCAACTTGGTTGAGCAGTACGGCTGCGTCGCTGGTTACCCCAACGGCACCTTCCGCGGCAACCGGGCGATGACCCGTTACGAGGCTGCAGCACTGCTGAACGCATGTCTCGACCGCGTCACTGAAGTGACCGACGAACTGCGTCGCCTTCTCAAAGAATTCGAAACCGAACTCGCCATCCTCCGCGGACGCGTTGACGGCCTCGAAGCTCGTGTTGGCGAACTGGAAGCAACCCAGTTCTCCACCACCACCAAGCTCAAGGGTGTAACCAACTGGGTTCTTGGCGCTGCCAAGTACCACGGCAACGGCAGCGACGCTGCAGCAACCACCGCCGGCGGCACCTCCTTCAGCTACAACCTTCAGCTGAACCTGGAAACCAGCTTCACTGGTAAGGATCTGCTGTACACGCGCCTGCGTGCCGGCAACATGGACAACGTTTACGGCGGTAACGGCCTGTTTGCTCAGGAGTACGGCTTCGACTCCGACAACGCAATTGTTGTCGACCGTCTGTACTACAGCTTCCCTGTCGGTGACGAGTTCACCGTTGTTGCTGGACCTCGCGTCCGTATGGACGACATGCTGCCCGTATGGCCTAGCGCCTATCCGTCAGACATGACGTACGACTTCTTCACCTACGCCGGTGCGCCTGGTGCTTACAACCTCGCCCTCGGTGCTGGTGCTGGTGTCTATTGGCAAACCGAAGGTGGTTTCAGCGTTTCCACCAGCTACTTGTCTGTCAACGGCAACAACAGCTGCCCAAACAATGATTTCTGTGGCGACAGCGCCGGCGGCATCGGCACCGACGCCGCTGCTTTCAGCGCCACCACTCAGATCGCTTATGCACCTGAGAGCTGGGGTGTCGCTGCTGCCTACACCAAGGCTTCCGGCGTGAACGGTGTTGGCCTCTACCAGGGCAATGCCACCATCCCTGCTGCGGCTCTCTCCTACCTCGACGATCAGTCCAACTCCTTCGGACTGAGCGCCTGGTGGACTCCTGAAGAGTCCGGCTGGATTCCTTCCATCAGCGTCGGTTACGGCGGCTCATGGTTGAGCTTCGGCGGCGACGACGCCTATACCAACTCTTGGTATGTCGGCATGGAGTGGGACGACGCCCTCATCGAAGGCAACTCCTTCGGTATTGCCACTGGTCAGCCCACCTACATCGTCTCTGTTGACGACGATGACTACAACGCTGGTGCTGGCTACGCCTGGGAATTCTTCTACAAGTTCCAGGTCACCGACAACATCACTGTGACTCCCGCAATCCACTACCTCAGCAAGCCTTTTGCTGAGCAGGATTCCAATGGTCTCAACGCCATGAGCGGCTTGGTCAAAACCACCTTCAAGTTCTGA
- a CDS encoding NAD(P)H-quinone oxidoreductase subunit O produces MADSDTSAPAKAKPAALRKGALVKVNRKAYSASIEAAASDPTPPDYIFDGPGELLVVKGDYGQVRWNRPVPDVWLRMDQLEVYS; encoded by the coding sequence ATGGCCGACTCCGACACCAGCGCACCCGCGAAAGCCAAACCGGCAGCCCTACGAAAAGGTGCGCTGGTGAAAGTGAACCGGAAGGCCTATTCCGCCAGTATCGAAGCTGCTGCCAGTGATCCCACGCCACCGGACTACATCTTTGATGGTCCTGGAGAACTACTTGTCGTGAAGGGTGACTACGGCCAAGTGCGCTGGAATCGCCCCGTACCGGACGTATGGCTGCGCATGGATCAGTTGGAGGTCTACTCCTGA
- a CDS encoding J domain-containing protein — MNDPYTVLEVSSHASAAEIKAAYRRLVKQHHPDAGGDDQRMLALNAAWEVLGDQDRRRKFDRTRISPPAASRQPDLRRARSAHGRAVAADDALVEWLRRVYAPIDRMLGEVINPFPAQFKALSADPYDDELMEVFCNYLEASSRKMERVKTLFQSLPTPASARGFGLSVYHCLSEVEDALAELERYTMGYVDNYLHDGREMLREAKQRRKRLQDERRRLDIL, encoded by the coding sequence ATGAATGATCCCTACACCGTGCTCGAAGTCAGCAGCCACGCATCAGCGGCCGAAATCAAGGCCGCTTATCGACGTTTGGTGAAACAGCACCACCCGGATGCGGGTGGCGATGATCAAAGGATGTTGGCGTTGAACGCTGCCTGGGAGGTTTTGGGCGATCAAGACCGTCGTCGCAAGTTTGATCGCACTCGGATTTCCCCACCCGCGGCATCCCGACAACCTGATCTTCGTCGTGCCAGATCGGCCCACGGTCGTGCGGTTGCGGCCGATGATGCCTTGGTGGAATGGCTGCGTCGGGTGTATGCCCCGATTGATCGCATGCTTGGAGAGGTGATCAATCCCTTTCCCGCACAGTTCAAGGCCTTGTCGGCGGACCCCTACGACGATGAGCTGATGGAGGTTTTTTGCAATTACTTGGAAGCGAGTTCTCGCAAGATGGAACGGGTCAAGACGTTATTTCAGTCGCTACCAACTCCAGCTTCGGCGCGTGGTTTCGGTTTGAGTGTTTATCACTGTTTATCGGAGGTTGAGGATGCCCTGGCTGAACTCGAGCGATACACGATGGGGTATGTGGACAATTACCTCCACGATGGTCGCGAGATGCTGAGGGAAGCCAAACAGCGCCGAAAACGGCTGCAGGACGAACGTCGGCGACTGGACATTCTGTGA
- the cysK gene encoding cysteine synthase A, producing MAIAADITALIGGTPLVRLNRLPQACGSQAEVLAKLESFNPSASVKDRIASAMVLEAEQAGTIAPGRTVLVEPTSGNTGIALAMVAAARGYRLILTMPESMSTERRAMLRAYGAELQLTDGSEGMKGAIALAKELVAEIPEAYLLQQFDNSANPAVHERTTAEEIWTDCDGVLDVLVAGVGTGGTITGCARVLKQRNPQLQVVAVEPEASPVLSGGSPGAHRIQGIGAGFIPEVLDLDLIDLIVAVSDDDAMEMGRRLAREEGLLCGISSGAAIAAALRLAQQPGMANKRMVVMLASYGERYLSTPMFSRGSVLPARRDGQV from the coding sequence ATGGCGATCGCTGCAGACATCACGGCTTTGATCGGCGGAACACCGTTGGTTCGGCTGAATCGTCTGCCTCAGGCCTGCGGTTCACAAGCTGAGGTTCTGGCCAAATTGGAGAGTTTCAATCCTTCCGCTTCAGTGAAAGACCGCATCGCAAGCGCCATGGTGCTTGAGGCGGAGCAGGCCGGCACGATCGCCCCTGGCCGCACTGTGCTGGTGGAGCCCACAAGTGGTAATACCGGTATTGCCCTGGCGATGGTGGCTGCCGCAAGGGGGTACCGCTTGATTCTCACCATGCCCGAATCCATGAGCACCGAGCGTCGGGCCATGCTTCGCGCCTATGGAGCTGAGTTGCAGCTCACCGATGGATCCGAGGGGATGAAGGGTGCGATCGCTTTGGCAAAAGAACTCGTGGCTGAGATCCCTGAGGCCTATCTCTTGCAGCAGTTTGATAACTCCGCCAACCCAGCAGTGCATGAACGCACCACCGCGGAGGAGATTTGGACCGACTGTGATGGTGTGCTCGATGTTCTTGTTGCCGGTGTGGGTACCGGAGGCACAATCACGGGTTGTGCCCGCGTTCTGAAGCAGAGAAATCCTCAGCTGCAAGTGGTGGCCGTCGAGCCAGAGGCGAGTCCGGTTTTGTCTGGCGGGTCGCCTGGGGCCCATCGGATCCAGGGCATCGGTGCCGGTTTTATTCCAGAGGTGTTGGACCTTGATCTGATTGATTTAATCGTCGCCGTCAGCGATGACGACGCCATGGAGATGGGGCGACGTTTGGCGAGAGAGGAAGGTTTGCTCTGCGGGATTAGCAGTGGTGCTGCCATCGCGGCCGCTCTTCGGTTAGCGCAACAACCAGGGATGGCTAACAAGCGAATGGTGGTGATGTTGGCCAGTTATGGCGAGCGATATTTATCCACGCCGATGTTTAGTCGGGGCTCAGTTCTGCCAGCACGACGCGATGGACAGGTGTGA
- a CDS encoding glycosyltransferase family 39 protein encodes MSQRCRFWGGVALIWLLATLADRLWWTLQGGVPAWDQADYLNSALDHGRALGLLPGGVWQGWNALLDLSPKIPPLASLVNGSVMAVSGGAPDQAAWSLSLWHGLLLMAVAGWGRRLYGPGFAWLACGLTAMVPALLELRTDYVLEMPLAAVCTLALWRLDVWCDPSDGGRWNQVWGCTLAAVAALLVKQSAFLVLTPAGLGALYFVFRRRGHWLRQAMLLPLMVAALLGPWLRHNWITSLGGTNRAVFESAAREGDPGVFSWASWLWYPRLLPEQLGVVLLAVGVSGLMLWWLHRHDPTTDRTWSWRWLVINLLAAWILTTLSPNKGDRYIAPLLPMLVLLLARGWWQWGLWWQHKGLRWIRPLLAAGLLASSPAGVSTQLERLGDRPRGPLQALVDAAGGADAAVPSRTLIVVPSTPDLNQHNVSYYGRRNGGHVVGRQLGGNDADRDPVLERADWVVLAEGDQGSVRKSARRLDRAVRRSGVFEQVKQFQRPQGGSYSLWRRRGNQPVQGPSFAERFPSLALGLAQGPGGLDPVFSAVALEHMLDGHFSYRQPVSLEATRRLQINPNDQQARWSLALLAVLANRPKEASEQFAQLQTLIPDNPWPAAYRSVVNLAGWNPWAAMSVADSAGQQHQEPVLRALGDLSGVLSGAVWRFPAALISVPAAVTSVEGGLESSDQE; translated from the coding sequence GTGAGCCAGCGTTGCCGCTTTTGGGGAGGTGTTGCCCTGATTTGGCTCCTTGCCACCCTGGCAGATCGGCTGTGGTGGACCTTGCAAGGTGGTGTTCCCGCCTGGGATCAGGCTGACTATCTCAACAGTGCCCTGGACCATGGTCGTGCACTCGGACTGCTTCCAGGAGGTGTCTGGCAAGGGTGGAATGCGTTGTTGGATCTGTCTCCAAAAATTCCGCCGCTGGCCTCCTTGGTGAACGGCAGCGTGATGGCCGTGAGCGGCGGAGCGCCTGATCAGGCGGCGTGGAGTCTCAGCCTTTGGCATGGCCTGCTGTTGATGGCTGTTGCCGGGTGGGGCCGCCGTTTGTATGGCCCAGGTTTTGCTTGGCTGGCCTGTGGTCTCACCGCAATGGTTCCGGCGTTGCTGGAGCTGCGAACGGATTACGTCTTGGAGATGCCTCTCGCAGCTGTTTGCACCCTGGCGCTATGGCGGCTGGATGTGTGGTGTGACCCCTCCGATGGAGGACGTTGGAATCAGGTTTGGGGTTGCACGCTTGCCGCCGTGGCGGCGTTGTTGGTGAAGCAAAGCGCTTTTTTGGTGCTCACTCCAGCTGGTCTGGGGGCCTTGTATTTCGTGTTTCGCCGCCGGGGCCACTGGTTGCGGCAAGCCATGCTTCTGCCGTTGATGGTTGCGGCCCTGCTCGGACCGTGGTTGCGTCACAACTGGATTACGAGCTTGGGAGGCACCAATCGAGCCGTGTTCGAATCGGCTGCGCGGGAGGGGGATCCCGGCGTTTTCAGTTGGGCAAGTTGGCTTTGGTATCCCCGCTTATTGCCCGAGCAGCTCGGGGTGGTGCTCCTCGCTGTTGGTGTCTCCGGACTGATGCTCTGGTGGCTCCACCGACACGATCCCACTACTGATCGCACTTGGTCTTGGCGCTGGTTGGTGATCAATCTCTTGGCAGCTTGGATTCTCACCACGTTGAGTCCGAATAAAGGAGACCGCTACATCGCTCCGCTGTTGCCAATGCTGGTGCTGTTGTTGGCCCGTGGTTGGTGGCAGTGGGGCCTGTGGTGGCAACACAAGGGTCTGCGTTGGATACGCCCGTTACTAGCCGCAGGCTTGTTGGCGAGTAGTCCAGCCGGTGTCTCGACCCAGCTGGAACGCTTGGGGGATCGACCTCGAGGACCCCTTCAGGCGCTGGTGGATGCCGCTGGTGGTGCTGACGCTGCCGTGCCATCGCGCACTTTGATTGTGGTGCCGAGTACGCCAGATCTCAACCAGCACAACGTGTCTTACTACGGTCGCCGCAATGGAGGGCATGTGGTGGGTCGCCAATTGGGGGGCAATGATGCAGACCGCGACCCTGTGTTGGAACGAGCCGATTGGGTCGTTCTCGCCGAAGGCGATCAGGGTTCGGTGCGAAAGTCCGCCCGTCGTCTCGATCGCGCTGTCCGTCGCAGTGGGGTCTTCGAGCAGGTGAAGCAATTTCAGCGCCCCCAAGGAGGGAGTTATTCCCTGTGGCGTCGGCGCGGCAATCAGCCTGTGCAGGGGCCAAGTTTTGCCGAACGTTTCCCATCGCTTGCCCTTGGCTTGGCCCAGGGGCCTGGGGGTCTCGATCCTGTTTTTAGTGCTGTTGCGCTGGAACACATGCTGGATGGCCATTTCAGTTATCGACAACCGGTGTCTCTGGAGGCGACCAGGCGTTTACAAATCAACCCCAACGATCAACAAGCCCGTTGGAGCTTGGCCTTACTGGCTGTTTTGGCGAATCGGCCGAAGGAGGCTTCAGAGCAATTTGCTCAGCTTCAGACGCTGATCCCCGATAACCCCTGGCCTGCGGCGTACCGCAGCGTTGTGAATCTCGCTGGATGGAATCCATGGGCGGCAATGTCTGTCGCTGATAGCGCCGGTCAACAGCACCAGGAACCGGTGCTTCGGGCGCTCGGCGATTTGAGCGGTGTGTTGTCCGGAGCTGTTTGGAGATTTCCCGCTGCTTTGATCAGTGTTCCCGCCGCTGTGACGTCCGTTGAAGGGGGCTTGGAGAGCTCCGATCAGGAGTAG